The sequence GCTGTTTTTCGAAAATCTCTTTTCTACTCAACCGCTTGCGCTTTCGAGCAGCAACGCTTCTCGTCAGCGGGAGGCGCATATTACAGCGTTGAATTTCGCTGTCAAGCACCTCGGCGATCTTCTTTCATCGAGCCCGCAGAGGCGAACAAGAGAAAGCGGCAAGCGAGTCGCCTGCCAGACCACCACTCTCAGCCTCGAGAACCTGTAAGCGCTTGATTTTCAAGCTCTTTCAGCGCTTCGTCGCTGGGAGTGGTGCGCATTATAGGGACTTAAAAATGCCCGTCAACGACTTTCTGAAAGAATTTTCAGCGCGAGGCGAGTCGAGTCCGAAGGACCGGCAGCTGCTTCGCTATCGGAGGTACCCGCACTATCAGTAGCAACAGCCCCAGAGACGCGTACAGCGCCCAGCGCTCGAAGTCGGAGCGAACGACCCACAGCATATGTAGAAGCCCGAAACCGAGGATGACATAGATCAGCCGGTGCAATTTCTTCCAGTTCGCCCCCAGCCTACGCATGCTGTATTTGTTCGAGGTCAACGCCAGCGGAAGCAAACAGAGGAAACCCAAGGCGCCAACGATGATGTAGGGGCGCTTGCGCAACTCGACGCCCAGCTGCGCCCAATCCAGCCCAAGGATGAACACACCATAGGCGCACAGATG is a genomic window of Pseudomonas knackmussii B13 containing:
- the msrQ gene encoding protein-methionine-sulfoxide reductase heme-binding subunit MsrQ produces the protein MRNPIWRITVFILALLPPLYWLYQAWIFALGPDPGKALVDRLGQGGLILLLLTLAMTPLQKLTRWGGWIQVRRQLGLWCFAYICLHLCAYGVFILGLDWAQLGVELRKRPYIIVGALGFLCLLPLALTSNKYSMRRLGANWKKLHRLIYVILGFGLLHMLWVVRSDFERWALYASLGLLLLIVRVPPIAKQLPVLRTRLASR